In the Acinetobacter sp. WCHA55 genome, one interval contains:
- a CDS encoding DNA-methyltransferase has translation MKSIPSQSVDLILTDPPYGTTKCKWDSVIDFVLMWAELKRIIKPNGAILLFGAEPFSSLLRASNIKDFRYDWIWEKPNATGFLNAKFQPLRAHEIISVFYAKKPTFNPQKTKGHKRKQFARTDIDSECYGKSIKRYEYDSEERYPRSIQLFNSDKQKESLHPTQKPVALLEYLIKTYSNEGETVLDFTMGSGSTGVACLNTRRNFIGIEQDNGYFATATERLKQFELAPC, from the coding sequence ATGAAAAGCATTCCTAGCCAATCGGTTGATTTAATTTTGACAGATCCGCCGTATGGCACCACGAAATGCAAGTGGGATAGTGTGATTGACTTTGTTCTAATGTGGGCCGAGTTGAAGCGCATTATCAAGCCAAATGGCGCTATTTTACTGTTTGGTGCTGAGCCGTTTAGTTCACTGCTACGGGCCAGTAATATAAAAGACTTTCGCTATGACTGGATATGGGAAAAGCCAAATGCAACGGGGTTTTTAAACGCTAAATTTCAGCCATTAAGAGCACATGAGATTATCAGTGTGTTTTATGCCAAGAAACCGACCTTTAACCCACAAAAGACTAAGGGCCATAAACGCAAACAATTTGCCCGTACTGATATTGATAGCGAATGTTATGGGAAGTCCATTAAGCGCTATGAATATGACTCAGAAGAACGCTACCCGCGCTCTATCCAGCTTTTCAACAGTGATAAGCAAAAAGAATCACTTCACCCGACACAAAAGCCCGTTGCATTGCTTGAATACTTAATCAAGACCTACAGCAATGAAGGTGAAACAGTCTTAGATTTCACCATGGGTTCAGGTTCAACAGGTGTGGCATGTTTGAATACACGGCGTAATTTTATCGGGATTGAGCAAGATAACGGCTATTTTGCTACTGCGACCGAGCGCCTAAAGCAATTCGAGCTTGCGCCGTGCTAG
- a CDS encoding MarR family transcriptional regulator translates to MGKKTVSGFKKRMLVLQCLLRHGEKSINELVDLQLFEMEKPSLNQLVVNLFKDGYLTFRTAQAGERFYAVSEAFESELIDDLGMCAEAPFDPKIAEILESFVKQRNEKKS, encoded by the coding sequence ATGGGAAAGAAAACTGTATCAGGCTTTAAAAAACGCATGCTGGTGTTGCAATGCTTATTAAGACACGGCGAAAAGTCGATTAATGAGCTGGTGGATCTACAGCTGTTTGAAATGGAAAAACCATCCCTTAATCAGCTGGTCGTAAATCTGTTTAAAGACGGTTATTTGACATTCCGCACTGCCCAAGCGGGTGAGCGCTTTTATGCTGTTTCTGAGGCATTTGAGAGCGAATTAATAGATGATCTTGGTATGTGCGCCGAAGCACCATTTGATCCAAAAATAGCAGAAATTTTAGAAAGTTTTGTGAAGCAAAGAAATGAAAAGAAATCATAG
- a CDS encoding MmcB family DNA repair protein gives MKEQSKKWKHDELAEDLAKHLGNNTDRMIWTDMQLGPSGSPRPDVFTAPKSYSKFLPIAYECKVSVSDFRQDITKGKWQSYLKYASGVIFAVPKGLIDKDDVPKGCGLIVRSESCWRMVKGPTLTPIANDLPKEFWIKMLIDGVGRTVHSRRFEQAFEHRARKVISAKYGEELGQALQRRDNAQSRLDYKTEELRKRLGDLNFIESAERERQSLESDKQAYETLHHELCDLLGISPQSHIWEVQRAFKRQKELLSKDAHVGACQSAMNSILRDLKSQVEKVEQFCTLAPSDAEV, from the coding sequence GTGAAAGAACAATCTAAAAAATGGAAACATGACGAGCTTGCTGAAGACCTTGCAAAGCATCTGGGTAATAACACGGATCGTATGATTTGGACAGATATGCAGTTGGGGCCGTCTGGTTCGCCACGGCCAGACGTATTCACCGCACCTAAATCATATTCTAAGTTTTTACCGATTGCTTATGAGTGCAAAGTATCTGTTTCAGACTTCCGACAGGACATTACCAAGGGCAAATGGCAAAGCTATCTTAAATATGCGTCAGGCGTGATTTTCGCCGTGCCAAAGGGCTTGATTGATAAAGATGACGTACCTAAAGGGTGTGGGCTTATTGTCCGCAGTGAATCATGTTGGCGCATGGTCAAAGGCCCAACGTTGACCCCAATAGCGAATGATTTGCCTAAAGAGTTTTGGATAAAAATGCTGATTGATGGTGTAGGGCGAACGGTACATAGCCGTCGCTTTGAGCAAGCATTTGAACATCGCGCCCGAAAAGTAATTTCAGCGAAATATGGTGAAGAGCTGGGCCAAGCTTTACAGCGCCGTGATAATGCCCAAAGCCGTCTTGATTATAAAACTGAGGAATTACGGAAACGCTTAGGTGATCTTAATTTCATTGAGAGCGCGGAGCGTGAGCGTCAATCACTAGAATCAGATAAACAAGCTTATGAAACACTTCATCATGAGTTATGCGACTTGCTGGGCATTTCCCCTCAGTCGCACATCTGGGAGGTGCAGAGAGCCTTTAAACGGCAAAAAGAGCTACTTTCCAAAGATGCCCATGTCGGAGCATGCCAATCGGCTATGAACAGCATATTGCGCGATTTGAAGAGCCAAGTAGAAAAGGTTGAGCAGTTTTGCACCTTGGCCCCATCGGATGCGGAGGTGTGA